Proteins encoded in a region of the Antedon mediterranea chromosome 2, ecAntMedi1.1, whole genome shotgun sequence genome:
- the LOC140039931 gene encoding tryptophan 5-hydroxylase 1-like, giving the protein MFNNDDPLKNAPWFPQTIAELDNTANMVLMYGTDFDGDHPGFKDNEYQERRRLFADIAYNYRHGQTIPRIEYTKEEIETWGRVFSELESLYPTHACQEFLHNFKELCEGDIYKIDSIPQLEDVSQFLKEQSGFQLRPVAGYLSPRNFLAGLAFRVFHCTQYVRHRSSPLYTPEPDCCHELLGHVPMLANKSFASFSQEIGLASLGASEAEIKKLATLYFFTVEFGLCKQNGKTRVYGAGLLSSIGELKYALTREAEVSGFDMALIMKQECRITTYQDCYFISQSFQQATSDIRKYACTIQRPFTVRYDPYTQSIDVLTNALQVASFIDDLKDDLHALCKSLKKFEKRSQCENI; this is encoded by the exons ATGTTTAACAACGATG ATCCCTTAAAAAATGCGCCTTGGTTTCCTCAAACGATTGCTGAATTAGATAATACAGCAAACATGGTGTTGATGTATGGAACCGATTTCGATGGGGACCATCCG GGATTCAAAGATAATGAATACCAAGAAAGAAGAAGGTTATTTGCTGATATTGCTTATAACTACAGACA tggACAAACAATTCCAAGGATTGAATACACAAAAGAAGAAATCGAAACATG gGGCCGTGTGTTTTCAGAACTGGAGTCTCTTTATCCGACACATGCCTGTCAGGAGTTCCTTCACAACTTCAAAGAACTTTGCGAAGGAGATATATACAA GATAGATAGCATACCACAGCTTGAAGATGTTTCGCAATTTCTAAAAG AACAAAGTGGATTTCAACTGCGACCTGTGGCTGGTTATTTGTCGCCACGTAATTTCTTAGCGGGTTTAGCGTTCCGTGTTTTTCATTGTACCCAGTATGTACGTCATCGGTCAAGTCCATTATATACACCGGAACC tGACTGTTGTCATGAGCTCCTTGGTCACGTGCCGATGTTGGCGAACAAATCATTCGCAAGTTTTTCACAG GAAATCGGTTTGGCATCTTTGGGAGCATCAGAGGCTGAGATTAAGAAATTAGCAACG TTGTATTTCTTTACGGTTGAATTCGGACTGTGCAAGCAAAACGGAAAAACGCGCGTGTATGGAGCAGGTTTGCTGTCATCTATAGGCGAACTTAAG TATGCCCTTACACGTGAAGCTGAGGTATCAGGGTTCGATATGGCGTTGATAATGAAGCAAGAATGCCGGATAACTACATACCAAGACTGCTACTTCATCTCTCAGTCATTTCAGCAAGCTACCTCTGATATTAG AAAGTACGCGTGTACTATACAAAGACCATTTACTGTTCGATATGATCCCTACACGCAGAGTATAGACGTACTGACGAATGCTTTACAAGTTGCTAGCTTTATCGATGACTTAAAGGATGATCTACATGCTTTGTGTAAATCTCTTAAGAAATTTGAAAAACGAAGCCAGTGcgaaaatatttaa